Proteins encoded together in one Desulfovibrio sp. window:
- a CDS encoding zinc ribbon domain-containing protein translates to MPLYEYQCGTCGQRFEELVSATAQAPACPSCGAGGATRILSAVCGRTSDKGTADSPAAGPFPTNMGCGSGGFS, encoded by the coding sequence ATGCCACTGTACGAATACCAATGCGGCACATGCGGGCAGCGTTTCGAGGAACTCGTGAGTGCCACGGCCCAAGCTCCCGCGTGTCCATCGTGCGGCGCTGGCGGCGCCACCCGTATCCTGTCGGCTGTTTGCGGGAGAACGTCGGACAAAGGCACGGCAGACAGTCCCGCGGCAGGTCCATTCCCAACCAACATGGGATGCGGTTCCGGCGGGTTTTCCTGA
- a CDS encoding Hsp20/alpha crystallin family protein: MVIDFSPFFGQQTPLDRVFEAFWSPTMSISQRPYAYPPVNISEDQDRITVRCEIPGMDISELDLTLTESSLVIKGERQAAKGKYYRQERPTGAFQRLVNLHSPIDREKVTAKMKDGLLEVVLPKSEASKPKKISIDIA, encoded by the coding sequence ATGGTCATCGACTTCAGTCCGTTTTTTGGACAACAGACCCCGCTTGACCGGGTCTTCGAGGCCTTCTGGTCACCCACCATGTCCATCTCCCAGCGGCCGTATGCGTATCCGCCTGTCAACATTTCAGAGGACCAGGACCGCATCACCGTGCGCTGCGAGATTCCGGGCATGGATATCTCGGAGCTTGACCTGACGCTCACCGAATCCTCCCTTGTCATCAAGGGGGAACGCCAGGCCGCAAAGGGGAAATATTACCGGCAGGAGAGGCCCACCGGAGCGTTCCAGCGCCTTGTGAACCTCCACTCTCCCATCGACAGGGAAAAGGTGACAGCCAAGATGAAGGATGGGCTCCTTGAGGTCGTGCTGCCCAAGTCCGAAGCCTCCAAGCCCAAGAAAATCTCCATCGATATCGCCTGA
- a CDS encoding Hsp20/alpha crystallin family protein codes for MSNNVKTEEKGLPRVKPATDIVETDEGFFIYMDIPGIPKESLIIDLNEDEIKVSGRTDYPAPDGEKLIHVEFGNGEYYRGFTLSHIVDKARIKATVKNGVLELHLPKAEKAQPRKIEIQMG; via the coding sequence ATGAGCAACAACGTAAAGACCGAAGAGAAGGGATTGCCCAGGGTCAAACCCGCCACGGACATTGTGGAAACCGACGAGGGGTTCTTCATCTACATGGACATTCCAGGTATTCCCAAGGAATCATTGATAATCGATCTGAACGAGGACGAGATCAAAGTGTCCGGAAGGACAGACTACCCCGCGCCTGACGGAGAAAAGCTTATCCACGTGGAGTTCGGCAACGGGGAATACTACCGTGGATTCACCCTGTCGCACATCGTGGACAAGGCCCGCATAAAAGCCACGGTTAAAAACGGCGTGCTGGAGCTGCACCTGCCAAAGGCGGAAAAGGCCCAGCCCCGCAAGATTGAAATACAGATGGGCTAA
- the folD gene encoding bifunctional methylenetetrahydrofolate dehydrogenase/methenyltetrahydrofolate cyclohydrolase FolD, which produces MQLLDGKATALSIRQQLAAEVARLVPIHGRPPHLAVVLVGDDPASQVYVRNKEKACAEAGIKSSAYRVDADITQKALDELVTSLSADDGIDGILVQAPLPRHLDLLAVQALVDPAKDVDGFHPVNVGKLCIGLPSLMPCTPAGVMELLKRYDISCSGKKAVVIGRSNIVGKPMALLLARSDSMANATVTICHSRTPDLAGECRSADILVAAIGRPRFVTRDMVKPGAVVIDVGINRTDTGLCGDVDFESVKDLASAITPVPGGIGPMTIAMLLSNTVQAFTWRMAR; this is translated from the coding sequence ATGCAGCTCCTCGACGGGAAGGCCACCGCTCTCTCAATAAGGCAGCAGCTCGCTGCTGAGGTCGCACGTCTGGTTCCGATCCACGGACGCCCGCCGCATCTGGCGGTGGTTCTGGTGGGCGACGACCCTGCCTCGCAAGTCTATGTTCGCAACAAGGAAAAGGCCTGCGCCGAGGCGGGCATCAAATCTAGCGCATACCGCGTTGACGCGGACATCACCCAAAAAGCTCTTGATGAGCTCGTTACTTCGCTTTCCGCAGATGACGGGATCGACGGCATCCTCGTGCAGGCCCCCCTGCCCCGCCACCTTGACCTTTTGGCCGTCCAGGCCCTGGTTGATCCTGCCAAGGATGTGGACGGCTTCCACCCGGTGAATGTAGGCAAACTCTGCATCGGGCTGCCAAGCCTCATGCCCTGCACGCCGGCCGGTGTCATGGAGCTCCTCAAGCGCTACGACATCTCCTGTTCCGGAAAGAAGGCCGTGGTCATCGGGCGTTCCAACATCGTGGGCAAACCCATGGCGCTGCTCCTGGCCAGGTCCGACTCCATGGCCAACGCCACCGTGACCATCTGCCATTCCCGCACCCCGGACCTTGCCGGAGAATGCCGCTCGGCCGACATCCTGGTGGCCGCCATCGGCAGGCCCCGTTTCGTCACCCGGGACATGGTCAAGCCCGGGGCCGTGGTCATCGATGTGGGCATCAACCGCACCGACACGGGCCTGTGCGGCGACGTGGATTTCGAGTCAGTCAAGGATCTGGCGTCCGCGATCACGCCGGTTCCGGGCGGCATCGGCCCCATGACCATCGCCATGCTGCTCTCCAATACGGTCCAGGCATTTACGTGGCGCATGGCGCGCTAA
- a CDS encoding YbhB/YbcL family Raf kinase inhibitor-like protein — MSEPITVASDAFAEGQKIPAAHTCDGQDLSPRIMVFDLPPGTKTWAILCDDPDAPGGDWVHWLAFNLPPSLTELAQGVTPEALAKLGGATGRNSWGNSRYQGPCPPSGSHRYFFKVFALDCSLELPAGTSKADFLAKSKGHALANGMLMGRYERQR; from the coding sequence ATGAGCGAACCCATCACCGTGGCCAGCGACGCTTTTGCCGAAGGGCAGAAGATCCCCGCCGCACACACGTGCGACGGCCAGGACCTCTCTCCGCGTATAATGGTTTTCGACCTGCCGCCAGGCACCAAGACCTGGGCCATCCTCTGCGACGACCCGGACGCCCCTGGCGGGGACTGGGTGCACTGGCTGGCCTTCAACCTGCCCCCGTCACTCACCGAACTGGCCCAGGGAGTTACTCCCGAAGCCTTGGCAAAGCTGGGCGGCGCTACCGGGCGCAACAGCTGGGGCAATTCCCGTTACCAGGGCCCTTGTCCTCCATCCGGCTCGCATCGCTACTTTTTCAAGGTGTTCGCCCTGGACTGCTCCCTGGAACTGCCCGCTGGCACCTCCAAGGCCGACTTCCTGGCCAAATCCAAAGGCCACGCTTTAGCGAACGGCATGCTTATGGGACGCTATGAGAGGCAGCGCTAA
- a CDS encoding YbhB/YbcL family Raf kinase inhibitor-like protein, protein MRGSAKPLFFAALALLFWSGACAAATLTVSSPLFKDGDKMPRSASCDGGDHSPALAISGVPNQAKTVAVLMFELEAPKRPSALWMAYNIPAAATVTVAENQPKTRQMKGEGLQLSCAAGKVGYCGPCPPQGATRRFMIEVFALDTSLDLPENATKQQFLLAVEGHILAKGKLTGKYKK, encoded by the coding sequence ATGAGAGGCAGCGCTAAACCGCTCTTTTTCGCGGCATTGGCCCTGCTCTTCTGGAGCGGGGCCTGCGCGGCCGCAACGCTCACGGTCTCGAGCCCTCTGTTCAAGGACGGTGACAAAATGCCGCGCAGCGCCAGCTGCGACGGAGGAGACCACTCCCCTGCCCTGGCCATTTCCGGCGTTCCCAACCAGGCCAAGACCGTGGCGGTCCTCATGTTTGAGCTGGAAGCCCCCAAGCGCCCATCCGCTCTCTGGATGGCCTACAACATCCCGGCGGCGGCCACAGTGACTGTGGCGGAAAACCAGCCCAAGACCCGGCAGATGAAAGGCGAAGGATTGCAGTTGTCGTGCGCCGCCGGGAAGGTGGGCTACTGCGGCCCATGCCCGCCCCAGGGGGCCACACGCCGCTTCATGATCGAGGTGTTCGCCCTGGACACCTCTCTGGATCTGCCTGAGAACGCCACCAAACAGCAGTTTCTGCTGGCAGTCGAAGGCCACATCCTGGCCAAGGGCAAGCTGACGGGCAAGTACAAGAAATAA
- a CDS encoding bifunctional adenosylcobinamide kinase/adenosylcobinamide-phosphate guanylyltransferase: MIRLVLGGEKSGKSDLAYGLFRDAPGPGVVMAMGMARDAGFRDQILKHRLRRDPAVPVMEPGLELAGALAEAHAKGLNVLVDSLDFWVFSCMEQGEHRSEELAESLSGFAAPGSPECVLVSCEVGLGPIAPTALVRRFARAQGALNQRLAALACDVRLVVAGLPIALK, encoded by the coding sequence ATGATCCGGCTGGTTTTGGGCGGCGAGAAGTCCGGCAAGTCCGACCTGGCCTACGGGCTCTTTCGGGACGCACCTGGGCCGGGAGTGGTCATGGCCATGGGCATGGCCCGGGATGCGGGATTCCGCGACCAGATACTGAAGCACCGTTTGCGCCGCGATCCGGCCGTTCCTGTCATGGAACCGGGCCTGGAGCTGGCCGGGGCTCTTGCCGAAGCCCACGCAAAGGGATTGAACGTGCTGGTGGACAGCCTGGACTTCTGGGTTTTCTCCTGCATGGAGCAGGGGGAACACCGTAGCGAGGAGTTGGCCGAGAGCCTTTCCGGATTCGCTGCCCCAGGCTCTCCCGAATGCGTGCTGGTCAGCTGCGAGGTGGGCCTTGGGCCCATTGCGCCCACGGCCCTGGTCCGGCGTTTCGCCAGGGCGCAGGGCGCGCTCAACCAGCGTTTGGCCGCCCTGGCCTGCGACGTGCGGCTCGTGGTCGCGGGATTGCCCATAGCTCTCAAGTGA
- a CDS encoding HD domain-containing protein codes for MTIHQPGPQQSKVSQKREDYFPIHPKTILPGTAGQFDLYLKRGDWFVLYAKRGETFSVEPKLKDLLDVSEFYIRLDQRFDYETYLAKNLGNMLLNDQIPMEERSKLFYQISSGMLKQSFNSKLPRGLDEKTYQAMQTLVKRGIALLSKEESLKSLSEFLSHKYHTYSHSLNVMVLTISVLQSLPGVDKNTLFEAGLGAALHDIGKTQIPDDIINKHGPLNQAEWEMMKTHPVRALGICASMPISHVATNAILFHHERFDGGGYPGGISGEAIPIHARVLALCDVYDALTSERPYAKALPPYRALTIMQEDMKGAFDPVLYKRLVYVMGNARII; via the coding sequence ATGACCATCCACCAGCCCGGTCCGCAGCAATCCAAGGTATCCCAAAAGCGGGAGGACTATTTTCCCATCCACCCCAAGACCATTCTTCCAGGAACCGCTGGGCAATTCGATCTGTACCTCAAACGCGGCGACTGGTTCGTGCTCTACGCCAAGAGGGGAGAAACCTTCAGCGTCGAGCCAAAACTCAAGGACCTGCTCGACGTCTCCGAATTCTACATCCGCCTGGACCAACGTTTCGACTACGAAACATACTTGGCCAAGAATCTTGGCAACATGCTCCTAAACGACCAGATCCCCATGGAAGAACGCTCCAAGCTGTTCTACCAGATATCGTCTGGCATGCTCAAACAGAGCTTCAACAGCAAGCTCCCCAGGGGCCTGGACGAAAAGACCTACCAAGCCATGCAGACGCTGGTGAAGCGAGGAATTGCCCTGCTCTCCAAGGAGGAATCCCTCAAGAGCCTCTCGGAGTTCCTCTCCCACAAATACCATACCTACAGCCATTCCCTGAACGTCATGGTGCTCACCATTTCCGTGCTCCAGTCCCTGCCGGGTGTGGACAAGAACACCCTCTTCGAGGCCGGCCTGGGCGCGGCCTTGCACGACATAGGCAAAACCCAGATCCCGGACGACATCATCAACAAGCACGGGCCGCTCAACCAGGCGGAGTGGGAGATGATGAAGACCCATCCTGTCCGGGCCCTGGGCATCTGCGCCAGCATGCCCATAAGCCACGTGGCCACCAACGCCATCCTTTTCCACCACGAGCGCTTCGACGGAGGCGGCTACCCGGGGGGCATTTCCGGAGAGGCCATTCCCATTCACGCCCGGGTCCTGGCCCTGTGCGACGTCTATGACGCCCTGACCTCGGAGAGGCCTTACGCCAAGGCCCTTCCGCCTTACAGGGCGCTGACCATCATGCAGGAAGACATGAAGGGAGCTTTTGACCCCGTGCTCTACAAACGTCTGGTCTATGTGATGGGAAATGCCAGGATCATCTGA
- a CDS encoding protein kinase — protein MRHIGRYEVLGLLGRGGMGAVYKVAMPVTGKIMALKLLAPSPFLASLVGKKEIERRFTAEAAALAGLNHPNVAAVWDFGRTGRRPFFLMEYYCRDLGQVIGETAEVEAPTRRLSLPRAVSYALQTLEGLARLHHAGIVHRDIKPFNLLLTDEDQIKITDFGLSKVRGEALASTSGLKVGSPFYAAPEQEDNPDLAGPRADLYSVGVTLYRMLTGVLPVWPLEGQSLPSALSQDLDEVWDDYFLRALSPRPEIRHRGAREMAAELAVLLEAWKLRLERACRLAEKDPPTPCPIPQSQERARWEPVKISGKHTREQLGLDLLWRPGCYAHQSLVPAAGKVRDEASGLEWQMGGSPYRVTWHEAHEYVAGLNATGFAGARDWRLPTVDELSRILTPPLEFTGHCLDPVFDRELRLLWSADRRAFTQAWFADTELGAFAWADMTCRRHVRAVRTA, from the coding sequence GTGAGACACATCGGCAGATACGAGGTCCTCGGGCTCCTGGGGCGGGGGGGCATGGGCGCCGTTTACAAGGTGGCCATGCCTGTCACAGGCAAGATAATGGCCCTCAAACTGCTGGCGCCTTCGCCTTTTCTTGCAAGTCTGGTCGGGAAAAAGGAAATTGAACGGCGGTTTACGGCTGAAGCGGCCGCCCTGGCCGGGCTGAACCATCCGAATGTTGCAGCGGTATGGGACTTCGGGCGGACAGGCCGCAGGCCGTTTTTTCTCATGGAATATTATTGCCGGGATCTGGGACAGGTTATCGGCGAAACCGCCGAAGTGGAGGCCCCTACCCGCCGTCTTTCCTTGCCAAGGGCGGTAAGCTACGCCCTGCAAACCCTGGAGGGTCTGGCGCGGCTCCACCACGCCGGCATCGTGCACCGAGACATCAAGCCCTTCAATCTGCTTCTTACCGACGAAGATCAGATCAAAATCACGGATTTCGGCCTGTCCAAGGTGCGCGGGGAGGCCCTGGCCAGCACCTCCGGGCTCAAGGTGGGGTCGCCATTCTACGCGGCCCCCGAGCAGGAGGACAATCCCGACCTGGCCGGTCCCAGGGCGGATCTCTACTCGGTGGGCGTGACACTTTACCGGATGCTCACCGGAGTGCTGCCGGTGTGGCCCCTTGAGGGCCAGAGCCTGCCGAGCGCTCTGTCACAGGACTTGGACGAAGTCTGGGATGATTATTTCCTCCGGGCGCTTTCTCCCAGGCCCGAGATACGGCACCGGGGGGCCAGGGAAATGGCGGCGGAGCTGGCGGTCCTGTTGGAAGCATGGAAGCTCCGCCTCGAGCGTGCCTGCCGCCTGGCGGAAAAGGATCCGCCAACACCGTGCCCCATCCCGCAAAGCCAGGAGCGGGCGCGCTGGGAGCCAGTCAAGATTTCCGGCAAGCACACCCGCGAACAGCTGGGCCTGGATCTTCTGTGGCGGCCTGGATGTTACGCACACCAAAGTCTGGTCCCGGCAGCGGGTAAAGTGCGGGATGAAGCTTCGGGATTGGAATGGCAGATGGGCGGAAGCCCCTACAGGGTGACCTGGCATGAGGCCCACGAATACGTGGCGGGCCTCAACGCCACCGGGTTCGCCGGTGCCAGGGACTGGCGGCTGCCAACGGTGGATGAACTCTCCCGCATCCTCACTCCTCCGCTCGAGTTCACGGGGCATTGCCTTGACCCGGTGTTCGACAGGGAGTTGCGCCTTCTCTGGAGTGCTGATCGCCGTGCCTTCACCCAGGCCTGGTTCGCCGATACGGAACTCGGGGCGTTCGCCTGGGCTGACATGACCTGCCGCAGGCATGTCCGCGCCGTTCGAACGGCTTGA
- a CDS encoding metallophosphoesterase family protein, with amino-acid sequence MRLVVLSDIHANLEALQAVLHDASEIAPGAQLVCLGDIVGYGADPEEAVRAVRRAGALSVLGNHEMGVNDPSSRGRFNPQAWEAVKWASSRLSAQSRAWLCELPASLSLGDCRFVHGLPPDEVDTYLFQASTGHVVRVMGEIPEDVCFVGHTHQLRLVSLRDGQLDGKRLPEGRQILEPGIRHIVNAGAVGQPRDGNPKAKYCLYDTQSRELTARFVSYDAATAARKIIDAGQPRVYAERLSAVNG; translated from the coding sequence ATGAGACTGGTTGTTCTATCGGACATTCACGCCAATCTTGAGGCTCTCCAGGCTGTGTTGCATGATGCCTCCGAGATCGCTCCAGGAGCGCAGCTGGTGTGCCTTGGCGATATTGTAGGCTACGGAGCGGACCCCGAGGAAGCCGTGCGGGCCGTTCGCCGAGCCGGGGCGTTGTCCGTGCTTGGCAACCACGAGATGGGTGTGAACGATCCTTCAAGCCGGGGGCGTTTCAATCCCCAGGCCTGGGAAGCAGTCAAATGGGCCAGCTCAAGGCTTTCCGCCCAGAGCCGGGCATGGCTTTGCGAACTCCCCGCCAGCCTGTCCCTTGGGGACTGCCGTTTTGTCCACGGCCTGCCGCCAGACGAAGTGGACACGTATCTTTTTCAGGCTTCCACCGGGCATGTTGTCCGGGTCATGGGCGAAATCCCTGAGGATGTCTGCTTCGTGGGGCATACCCATCAGTTACGCTTGGTGAGCCTCCGCGATGGGCAGCTGGATGGAAAACGCCTTCCCGAGGGCCGTCAGATCCTGGAGCCAGGGATCAGGCATATCGTCAATGCCGGAGCCGTGGGGCAGCCCCGCGACGGCAATCCGAAAGCCAAGTATTGCCTCTACGACACGCAAAGCCGGGAACTCACGGCGCGTTTTGTCAGCTACGACGCGGCAACCGCGGCCAGGAAGATCATCGATGCCGGCCAGCCACGGGTGTACGCCGAGCGTCTTTCCGCGGTGAACGGGTGA
- a CDS encoding response regulator — MESQAGILIVEDERIIALDLRSKVVKLGYTVLGLAHTGTEAVRLAGELQPDLVLMDIVLDGNLDGIEAARRIRNGCQVPVVFVSACNDPATKERAGQLGCSLFVSKPVDSHDLAERLREALSECRE; from the coding sequence ATGGAGAGCCAAGCAGGCATCCTCATCGTCGAGGACGAACGCATCATCGCACTTGATTTGCGCAGCAAGGTCGTAAAGCTCGGTTACACCGTGCTCGGTCTGGCCCACACCGGTACTGAAGCCGTGCGGTTGGCGGGTGAGTTGCAACCGGACCTTGTGCTCATGGACATTGTCCTTGACGGAAATCTTGACGGCATTGAAGCCGCCAGGCGCATCCGCAACGGGTGCCAAGTCCCCGTGGTGTTCGTGTCCGCCTGCAACGACCCGGCCACCAAGGAGAGAGCGGGCCAGCTTGGCTGTTCCCTTTTCGTTTCCAAACCGGTGGATTCCCATGATCTCGCCGAGCGGCTCCGTGAGGCCCTGTCGGAATGCAGGGAATGA
- a CDS encoding HEAT repeat domain-containing protein, whose product MSKLKERRKGVLEALSAEPWPSGLAGLDAFPAKPLIGALFACLLEPDQLIRWRAASAFGHVAKRLFAHKPEDARQLMRQFMWRLNEESGNIAWGIPESFGEILAAQPVLASEFHRVLASYINDRDCKTGDNYLELCALRRGVYWGLARLAQDRPELVLPALDDLLLALKEEDPESRGLAARALGFLLKVAGARKDEVREKLAGLGKDYSEFDLYANGSLNKTTVADAAQLKVSP is encoded by the coding sequence ATGAGCAAGTTGAAGGAGAGAAGGAAAGGCGTGCTCGAAGCCTTGAGCGCAGAGCCATGGCCCAGTGGGTTGGCAGGGCTCGACGCTTTTCCGGCAAAGCCTCTTATTGGGGCGCTGTTCGCCTGCCTGCTCGAACCGGATCAGCTTATCCGTTGGCGGGCTGCGTCGGCTTTCGGCCACGTCGCCAAGCGGCTCTTCGCGCATAAGCCTGAGGATGCACGTCAGCTGATGAGGCAGTTCATGTGGCGTCTGAACGAAGAATCCGGGAACATCGCCTGGGGAATTCCCGAGTCGTTTGGGGAAATATTGGCGGCCCAGCCGGTGTTGGCAAGCGAGTTCCACCGAGTGCTGGCTTCCTATATCAACGACCGCGATTGCAAGACTGGAGACAATTACCTGGAACTCTGCGCGCTGCGCCGGGGTGTATACTGGGGCTTGGCCAGGCTGGCCCAGGATAGGCCGGAACTTGTTCTTCCGGCTCTGGACGACCTTCTGTTGGCTTTGAAAGAAGAAGACCCTGAAAGCAGAGGGCTAGCGGCCAGGGCCCTGGGGTTCCTGCTTAAAGTGGCGGGAGCCAGGAAGGACGAGGTGAGGGAAAAATTGGCCGGGCTTGGCAAAGACTACTCGGAGTTCGACCTGTATGCGAATGGGTCCTTGAATAAAACGACGGTTGCAGATGCAGCACAATTGAAGGTCTCCCCTTGA
- a CDS encoding GGDEF domain-containing protein, protein MSPHLKLSAILFSLMIAPPLAALALLEAGHKPDAIVLLALYCALGIAMLPFISRLALYVCVFKDLDQVVVFSGRLRCGGFPSPFNLPVEKEDEHILLTLKRNLNWMLHVLKDREKRLLWRLEETDQARRDFEGLSRTDPLTGLGNRREFDELLLSLSGQKARPATLIRVLLIDCDKFKQVNDVYGHQAGDRVLILLASIIKESVREDLDHSCRLGGDEFAVLLSCREDQAVDVAERIRKRFKEANGLGCTLSMGLSSCHPANGSGDVNWEAVLAKADSALYEAKGAGGDKLSLR, encoded by the coding sequence GTGAGTCCTCATCTCAAACTGTCCGCAATTCTATTTTCCCTCATGATAGCCCCGCCACTCGCTGCCCTGGCCCTTCTCGAAGCTGGGCACAAGCCAGACGCCATCGTTCTTTTGGCGCTTTACTGCGCCTTGGGCATAGCCATGCTCCCCTTCATCTCCCGCCTGGCATTGTACGTTTGTGTCTTCAAGGATCTCGACCAGGTGGTCGTCTTTTCCGGCCGGCTAAGGTGCGGTGGGTTCCCTTCTCCTTTCAACCTTCCGGTGGAGAAAGAGGACGAGCACATCCTTCTGACGCTCAAACGCAACCTCAACTGGATGCTGCACGTGCTCAAGGACAGAGAGAAACGTCTGCTCTGGCGCCTGGAGGAAACCGATCAGGCCAGACGAGACTTCGAAGGGCTTAGTCGAACCGACCCGCTCACCGGGCTTGGCAACAGGCGTGAATTCGATGAGCTGCTTCTGAGTTTGTCCGGCCAGAAGGCCCGGCCTGCCACGCTTATCCGCGTGCTGCTCATAGACTGCGACAAGTTCAAACAGGTCAACGACGTCTACGGACACCAGGCTGGTGACAGGGTCCTCATACTACTGGCCTCGATAATAAAGGAATCCGTGCGTGAAGACCTGGACCATTCGTGCAGGCTAGGCGGGGACGAATTCGCGGTGCTGCTTTCCTGCAGGGAGGACCAGGCTGTGGATGTCGCAGAGCGGATCCGGAAGCGCTTCAAGGAAGCCAACGGACTTGGCTGCACCCTCTCCATGGGGCTCTCCTCCTGCCATCCGGCCAACGGCAGCGGCGATGTGAACTGGGAGGCCGTTCTGGCCAAGGCGGACTCGGCCCTCTACGAAGCCAAGGGGGCTGGGGGCGACAAACTGAGCCTTCGCTGA
- a CDS encoding radical SAM protein, which translates to MTANKRTVFFNGQEPVLPDPGGRLPVALAFPGAPRAALSALGWQAVYRLAGQSPWLVVERFFLSAGSTPPRSQDSSSPLDAFPLAAFSLGFELDGAVLTQALAASGVPLLASRRPGFPILLGGGPLAFLNPAPLAPILDAWFVGEAEAGLIPCLERVAESVLAGADKASVLAMMADMPGFYVPGQSLLPVKRAVAPGGRVLIEPVCSSFVSHEAEFKDTLLMEVNRGCPHSCRFCAAGFVYRPPRQARMEDLRAVVKETRPKKVGLVGTALTDWPELPEFLRWLSTEKVKFTLSSVRADGVTETLLDILRNAGLRTLTLALEGPSARIRRMANKNLDEDVFLKAVELAAKRGVNHLKTYLIAGWPGELDSDYAELADFLREICKAGRVGGGKKGIGHMTLGVNPLVPKPWTPMQWAPMASEESLENRLAWMAATIKPLRGVRMEGEKPSWARVQGLLARGTEELAQLNMLAGELGWRKALRQWGGDAGAVLDRERGRDETFPWECIDIGVSRASLWREWERYKSGKRTPKCPEKGCSICGACPG; encoded by the coding sequence GTGACCGCGAACAAACGCACCGTCTTTTTCAACGGCCAAGAGCCTGTTCTTCCGGACCCCGGAGGCAGGCTGCCGGTTGCCCTGGCCTTCCCTGGAGCCCCCCGCGCCGCGCTCTCGGCGCTTGGGTGGCAGGCCGTGTACCGGTTGGCCGGGCAGAGCCCCTGGTTGGTTGTGGAGCGGTTCTTCCTTTCCGCGGGAAGTACCCCCCCGAGGTCGCAGGACTCGTCTTCCCCCCTGGACGCGTTCCCTTTGGCGGCCTTCTCCCTGGGGTTTGAACTTGACGGTGCGGTGCTGACCCAAGCGCTAGCCGCTTCTGGTGTTCCTCTCCTTGCGAGCCGGCGGCCCGGATTCCCCATCCTGTTGGGGGGCGGGCCGCTGGCCTTTTTGAATCCCGCGCCACTCGCACCGATTCTGGACGCCTGGTTCGTGGGCGAAGCCGAGGCAGGGCTCATCCCCTGTCTGGAACGCGTTGCCGAGTCGGTCCTGGCTGGAGCGGATAAGGCGTCCGTGCTTGCCATGATGGCAGATATGCCGGGCTTTTACGTGCCTGGTCAAAGCCTTCTGCCGGTGAAGCGCGCCGTGGCCCCTGGAGGCCGCGTGCTCATCGAACCCGTATGCTCCAGTTTTGTCAGCCATGAGGCTGAATTCAAGGACACACTGCTCATGGAGGTGAACCGGGGCTGTCCGCATTCCTGCAGGTTCTGCGCTGCCGGTTTCGTTTACCGTCCTCCCAGGCAGGCCCGCATGGAGGATCTCCGGGCCGTTGTGAAGGAAACACGGCCCAAGAAGGTGGGCCTGGTTGGGACTGCGCTCACGGATTGGCCCGAATTGCCGGAGTTCTTGCGATGGCTTTCAACTGAGAAGGTGAAGTTCACGTTGTCGTCCGTTCGGGCGGATGGCGTGACCGAAACTCTTCTGGATATTTTACGAAACGCCGGACTGCGTACACTGACCCTTGCTTTGGAAGGGCCCAGCGCCCGCATCCGCCGCATGGCCAACAAGAATCTGGACGAAGACGTGTTCCTGAAGGCCGTCGAGCTGGCGGCCAAGCGCGGGGTGAACCATCTGAAGACGTATCTTATTGCGGGTTGGCCCGGCGAGTTGGACTCGGACTACGCCGAGCTTGCTGATTTTCTGCGAGAGATATGCAAGGCCGGAAGGGTTGGCGGGGGCAAGAAAGGGATCGGGCATATGACCTTGGGAGTGAATCCCCTGGTGCCCAAGCCGTGGACCCCCATGCAGTGGGCGCCAATGGCCTCCGAAGAGTCTCTGGAAAACCGCCTGGCCTGGATGGCCGCGACCATCAAGCCTTTGCGCGGGGTACGCATGGAGGGGGAAAAGCCCTCCTGGGCGAGAGTCCAGGGTCTTTTGGCCAGGGGAACAGAAGAACTGGCCCAGTTGAACATGCTGGCGGGTGAGCTCGGATGGCGAAAAGCCCTGCGGCAATGGGGCGGCGACGCGGGGGCTGTGCTCGACCGTGAGCGGGGCCGCGATGAGACCTTCCCATGGGAGTGCATCGACATCGGCGTGTCCCGGGCATCTCTCTGGCGCGAGTGGGAGCGCTACAAAAGCGGCAAGCGAACCCCAAAGTGCCCAGAAAAAGGATGCTCCATTTGCGGAGCATGTCCGGGCTAA